GAGTTTCTAGAACAGAGCAGAAAGAAAGTAATCAAATCCAATGGTTAAACGAGTTGCGTAAAATTAAAGCCCCACAGAAAGTGAGAAAACCTATAAGGCCCTCCCACCCTCCCCTTCCCTCCCCTCTCCTCCCATAATTTCCTCAAAACTTGTAGCCGTCTCCTCTGTCACTTCGCTGTTCTCTAAAGTTTTGGATTCCCTCTTAGCTCCGACGTAAATCAAATGGtacgtctctctctctcggagTTTGGCAGCTGATCGTTGAGTTTGATGCCCATTTCCCGTGGTTAGGGTCTAGGGTTTTAGCTCATCGAtctctttccttctctcttttttccaattaagtttttacttttctaattttcttttgtaGGCTCTACCGAATCAACAGACTGTTGACTACCCTAGTTTCAAGCTCGTCATCGTCGGTGATGGAGGcactggtatatatatatattcttttactttttattgaaaattatgaatttttatgtttttttttgtaGCAATTTGTGAAGGTAGGACTGGAGTTTACTCGTACGTGGTCTTATCATTTAAACTGATTCTACCACTGATAAGAAATTCTGATTAGGCTATGGTGGTTTCGATTGATAATTCTACTCtttgtactatataatataggctCTATTTGGGCTTTGCCTACTTCATtcgtatcaataaaattttcattttacttgtacaaaaaataatataggcTCTATTTCTTTCGAAAGAGAGTTGTTTCTGGACATATTTTCTGTAAACTGGTACACTATTTCACAAATGAATTAGTTGTTGAAAAAGGTGACCACATGCTCTCGGTGAAACTAGAGAAATATGCCAATGGCAACAAGTCTTTCATGTTTTTTGGTGATTTCTCCTGTCGTTTTGATACTGTTAAAGAGTCATTAcattttgaaatgaaatgaaataaataatcaatGTGCATGTCGTTATTTATGAATTGGTGTGCAGCTCATGCCATGTAAGTATATTTGTACATATGTATATTGATCTCAAGCCCTGTGGTATTGATTAAGCTGAATGTTTTTTAACCGGACAGGGAAAACAACTTTTGTGAAGAGACATTTGACCGGGGAGTTCGAGAAGAAATATGAACGTATGTCTTGAATGGTGCCTTGCTTTTAGTTAATTTTAATCAGAGTACTCAAAATATGAAGATATCATGGAGCTTGATATGtctgaattttttatttggacatttTAACTTCTAAGATCACTGTTGTAATAATGTGTTTTAAGTAACAAGTTGGTTTTTTGGCAAATAGCTACTATTGGCGTGGAGGTTCACCCATTGGACTTCTTCACTAATTGCGGGAAGATCCGGTTTTACTGCTGGGACACTGCTGGCCAAGAGAAATTTGGTGGTCTTAGAGATGGATACTAGTGAGTAAATCTTTTTGGAttcatgatattgtttttgcctttgttttcatatttgaaTTATTGTTCCTATTCTTTATGTTGCATTCAGTTAGCCAGATATAAATTCTGATTACCTTGTTATTTTCCCGTTATAGCAAAGTATAATGTCTGACCTTCCGGAGCTTCTCTGGTATCAGAAGAATCAGTAGAATAGCTAATAGCATGAAAACAGGATTCTTGATAGCTTAGCTCCAACAATTCGCTGCAGATTCCAGTGAAGTATGAAGGAAAATAGGGTTTGGGATTTCTTGTTCGTCATGCAAGCTGAAACATGACAAATCAATTTTGATTTGTGGATCTAGATGGATATCCATAAATTTGATAATGCTGTGGTAGGATAGACAAGATTCAAAGGAGAATTAACCTGTAGAAAGAACATTGTTGAACTCCTCTACTattgggagagagggagaggagcaGAAAACCAGTGGAGGTTATTTTGTTTGTTAGTTATGGTTTGATATATGATGTTTAATACTTGTGTTAAGGATTTCTTCTCATTTGTCAAAAagtttaaatttcatttctcCAATATCGATGTAAGTAGTTGCTTTACAATGTTGATATGACTGGTTGGTTATGTTGATTTCTCTGATGGCTCCCTTGTGCTGCCAGGTTGGTCTCACATtacattttctatttattttttgcagcaTTCATGGGCAATGTGCAATAATTATGTTTGATGTTACAGCCCGGTTGACATACAAGAATGTTCCTACATGGCACCGTGACCTCTGCCGGTGAGTTAAAAAATGCTCCatttaaatgagatttttgtttttttatcttctcattTCGTGATGTATTTACATGGCTTCTGCATTTCATTCATAGGGTTTGTGAGAATATACCAATTGTTCTTTGTGGAAACAAAGTTGATGTGAAGAACAGGCAAGTTAAGGCAAAGCAGGTTACATTCCACAGGAAGAAGAATCTGCAGTACTATGAGATATCTGCAAAGAGCAATTACAATTTTGAGAAGCCTTTCCTATATCTTGCCAGAAAGCTTGCTGGGTAATGAAATAtcatagttttataattttatttttagtttgcaAGGTTTTGATTGAAACTTGAGATTGACGACTTCTTTTGTAATTTAGGGACTCTACTCTCCACTTTGTGGAGTCTCCTGCTCTTGCTCCTCCAGAAGTACAAATTGACTTGGCGGCACAGAAACAGTATAGATTTCCCCTTTGCCTTCTATTGATTTGGCgtagaatatttttttacttttgtggGACCATTATCCTTTCTACAAGAATATGTTAAAAGCTACTCCTAACAGAAAGCAATTGGGGTCACTAGAATGTTCTCCACGTGCATGTTCTCGTTGATACTTTTACTTCACTTGGTTATTTTCAATTGAACAGTCTTctgaaattcttttttaacaaattcttttttaacacaACTTGATTAAAGCAAATGCTCCTTCTTCAGAAGCTAATTGATTCTggtattttaaagtatttgagtTGTGAAGGTCCTGGGGCAGTCTTAAGTTTGTACTGAGGTTTTTGTGTAAAATCATTTAATCACTTTTTATCTACGCAAATAGTTAGTAGTTTGCCCCTTCTCTTCTCAACTCACGGTTAGTTGTGCTGTTTCCTACAGGCATGAAGATGAGCTTGCTGCTGCAGCCAGTCAGCCTCTTCCTGATGACGATGATGATACATTCGAGTGAAGCTGGAAATCTTGGAGAGGGCTTTGAATCCATCCTTTATTTTTGTCTCTCTTATATCTGCCGTTATATGTGCCCTATCTATCCCCCTTCCCCTTCGAATTTTTCAGCAATATATATGGCAGGGTTTAGAATTCATGGAGACCTTATGTTAGTTAGGTTTTTCCTTGAGCTATTGTTATATCGTTGTTGGTTGTGCTGGTTTTAGTTTGTTATTATTGGAATCTCATGTGGGTGTTTTGAGAGTTACCGAACTAAATAGCAGTTTATGAATCTAAATTCATTAACCGTCTCGCTACATATCGAATATATCACCCGATGCCTTGCTGTATGCCTACTACCAAAccagttagaatattatatcatttttccaTGAGTGAACCTCTTTTTTAGGGAGGGCGAAGGACTTATGAAGCGACTTTATTTTGGCCCAACTTGGAGATTGAAATCCTGTGTGTCTTTCTTGATGATGAA
This is a stretch of genomic DNA from Carya illinoinensis cultivar Pawnee chromosome 3, C.illinoinensisPawnee_v1, whole genome shotgun sequence. It encodes these proteins:
- the LOC122305097 gene encoding GTP-binding nuclear protein Ran-3-like, translating into MALPNQQTVDYPSFKLVIVGDGGTGKTTFVKRHLTGEFEKKYEPTIGVEVHPLDFFTNCGKIRFYCWDTAGQEKFGGLRDGYYIHGQCAIIMFDVTARLTYKNVPTWHRDLCRVCENIPIVLCGNKVDVKNRQVKAKQVTFHRKKNLQYYEISAKSNYNFEKPFLYLARKLAGDSTLHFVESPALAPPEVQIDLAAQKQHEDELAAAASQPLPDDDDDTFE